In Actinomycetes bacterium, the DNA window TTGTTTCCGGGACCAACCAGCTTCATTGGCGTCTTGTCACCCACGACGGAAATCTTGACTGGGTACAACGCGCCGGGCTGATCCTGCGGGATCCGATTGCCGTAGTAGCCGAAGATCACCACTACCGCCCGCTCGTTGTACTCGAAGTTCGGCATGATCGATGCCGCTTCGGGAGTAACGATGCTGCCATCGTTCAACTCCACCGCGAAGTCAGTCGGACCAACGGTGCTGGGCAACACCGGCCAGGTGAACTCGATCGGTAGTCCGTCGGCGTAGTACACCTCTTTGCCGAAAGAGTTGTAGATCTGCTCCGGAGTATTTGCCGAGGTGTAGGCAACGAGTGGGATGTCGGTGGTCGAGCACTGCGGGTCATTCCACGCACCGCCGATCCGCTGCAGCAATGCCTTACTCAACGCTGGATTGCTGGCATCTAGCCCGGGCACGCCAATGATGTTGGTGAAGCCAAGCCCAGCCGCCAACATCTTTGGCTGTTTACTCCACAGATCTGCGTTGATGATGACGTCTTGCATCAACTCCTGGTAACTCTTGGACGTCTGATCGCCGCCCTTGGTAGCGAAGGTGATCGGCTTCTTCGGCCCGGATCCCTTCTTGTTCACCGCCCGCACCTGCACGGTGTACTCGGTACCGGAGTTGAGTTTCTTGAAAGTGCGCGAATGCTTGTTGCCGCTGCCAGCTTTTTGCTTTTTCCACTTCTTCCACTCGCCGTTTTTCTTGATGCGGCTGCGGAAGGCCGTGACCGGGTGCTTGCCACCAGCGGGAGTGCGCCACTTAATGGTGGCTTTCTTCTTTTGGATTTTCGCGGTCTTTAGCTTGCTGATCTTGCCGGGGGCTCCGGGTGGCGCAGCAACCGCAATCGGTGCGGCCAAGCCGCCGACAACAAGGGTGGTGGCAAGGATGCCAGCGAGCCCAAAGGTAGTGGTGCGCAGCGCTGATCTCATGGCCCGACCCTGCCATACACCTGCAGTCGAGACAACAGTCTCGGCACTCCGCGACACCTACTGGTTGGCTGTTCTACAACGGCCTGGCGTCCCGATTGTCGACAAGCCCCGCCCAGGCCCCGAACACGTGACTGGCAATCTGCGTCGCCGCGTGTTGTCGTTGTGGGTCGTGGAGTTGTTCGGGTGACTTGCCAGCAGCGATGACATCGCCGGGAAAGGCCGCCGCCATCGCTGAAACCTGCCCGTCATCAGCCTCTAAATGAAACAACAGCCCGTAGGCACTTTTTCCAAACCGAAACGCCTGCACACCGGTCGTGGCAGAGGAGGCGAGTCCGACCGCTCCTGGCGGCAAGTCGAATCGGTCACGGTGCCAGTGCAGCGCCGGGATGGCTGCGGGCAGATCAGCAAAGAGTTGGTCTTGTTCGGCTGCGGCGGCCAGGTGAACGGGATGCCAACCCAACTCCCATTCACCCCCGGTGCGGATGGCACTGCCCAGCGCCGCGGCCAGCAGTTGCGCGCCCAAACACACCCCGAGGACTGGCACGCCAGCCAGAACGCACTCCGCCACAAGCAGCTGCTCGGCTCGCAGGAAAGGCAGATCGTCGGCATCCGCTAACCCCATCGGACCACCCAGCACGACAACACCGGAGTAGTCTCCCGGCACCGGGGGCACCGAGTCGCCAGCATCCGGGCGGAGAACCACAATCTGGTGGCCCGCAGCCGCAAGGGCGGTAGCAATCCGACCCGGTCCCTCTTGATCAACGTGCTGCAGCACAAGCACGGTCATTCCGGTTGCCTTGTCCCACAACCCACGACTACTGCGGGTGTAGTCCCAATGCGGTGTAGATGCTCTTCGTCGCCTGTGATCGGTTGAGCGTGTAGAAGTGAAGTCCCGGTGCACCTTCTGCCAGCAAGTTTTGGCACATGGCCGTGGCCAATGAGACCCCCAACTGGGCCACGGCTGGTGCATCCTCGCTGATTCGTTCGAATTGTGCAGCCAACTGCTCGGGAAAGGCAGCACCAGACAACTGTGCGAACCGCTTGATCTGACCCAGGTTCGTCACCGGCATGATGCCGGGAATGATCGGGATCGTCACGCCAGCGGCAACGGCGCGATCGCGTAGGCGCAAGTAGTCGGCTGCGTCGAAGAAGAACTGGGTGACGGCGAACTCGGCCCCTGCCTCCTGTTTGGCGCGAAGCACCGAAACGTCGAAATCTAGATCGGGTGCCTCGGGATGACCTTCCGGGAAAGCCGCGACCCCGATGGTGAACGACCCCAACTCCCGCAGCAGCCGCACTAATTCCACCGCGTAGTCCAGTCCGCCTGGATGTGATTGCCAGGGCGTTCCGGGCCCGCCGGGCGGATCGCCGCGCAGGGCCAGCACGTTGTGGATGCCAGCGGCTGCGTACTCGGCAATGACCCCGTGCAACTCGTCTTGGTCAGCACCGACGCAGGTGAGGTGGGCGACCGGTCGCAGTGTGGTTTCCTGCCCGATGCGCTGGGTGACCCGTACGGTGCGGTCGCGGGTGGTGCCGCCGGCCCCGTAGGTTACCGAGACAAAGGTCGGGTGGAACGATTCCAACTCACGAATCGCCTGCCACAGTCGGTATTCACCCTCATCGGTCTTGGGTGGAAAGAACTCGAACGAGAACGACGGGGTGCC includes these proteins:
- a CDS encoding fibronectin type III domain-containing protein — encoded protein: MRSALRTTTFGLAGILATTLVVGGLAAPIAVAAPPGAPGKISKLKTAKIQKKKATIKWRTPAGGKHPVTAFRSRIKKNGEWKKWKKQKAGSGNKHSRTFKKLNSGTEYTVQVRAVNKKGSGPKKPITFATKGGDQTSKSYQELMQDVIINADLWSKQPKMLAAGLGFTNIIGVPGLDASNPALSKALLQRIGGAWNDPQCSTTDIPLVAYTSANTPEQIYNSFGKEVYYADGLPIEFTWPVLPSTVGPTDFAVELNDGSIVTPEAASIMPNFEYNERAVVVIFGYYGNRIPQDQPGALYPVKISVVGDKTPMKLVGPGNKIVPAVGMSVDAPGSPYVADDSIVADRKGPRLVGAKLNVMDTAGEGGPQIFGNGILPNDGAALYGDRAEYRLRVFTTGGMTADGVRGLHPDEYESFFRVNATAPGGGAISLTQVGVDYQVAGGTLRVEGLADLGLKQDSYDDCYVEDKDNQIDIILSGDRTAAESITTVEIPGTDGYGPLYNPGGPGNQPFPGWLYSSASPPITQDVTIALDDPMTVTYQAD
- a CDS encoding type 1 glutamine amidotransferase; translation: MTVLVLQHVDQEGPGRIATALAAAGHQIVVLRPDAGDSVPPVPGDYSGVVVLGGPMGLADADDLPFLRAEQLLVAECVLAGVPVLGVCLGAQLLAAALGSAIRTGGEWELGWHPVHLAAAAEQDQLFADLPAAIPALHWHRDRFDLPPGAVGLASSATTGVQAFRFGKSAYGLLFHLEADDGQVSAMAAAFPGDVIAAGKSPEQLHDPQRQHAATQIASHVFGAWAGLVDNRDARPL
- the metF gene encoding methylenetetrahydrofolate reductase [NAD(P)H], which produces MAAAINSTLGNALSEGTPSFSFEFFPPKTDEGEYRLWQAIRELESFHPTFVSVTYGAGGTTRDRTVRVTQRIGQETTLRPVAHLTCVGADQDELHGVIAEYAAAGIHNVLALRGDPPGGPGTPWQSHPGGLDYAVELVRLLRELGSFTIGVAAFPEGHPEAPDLDFDVSVLRAKQEAGAEFAVTQFFFDAADYLRLRDRAVAAGVTIPIIPGIMPVTNLGQIKRFAQLSGAAFPEQLAAQFERISEDAPAVAQLGVSLATAMCQNLLAEGAPGLHFYTLNRSQATKSIYTALGLHPQ